One window of the Osmerus mordax isolate fOsmMor3 chromosome 2, fOsmMor3.pri, whole genome shotgun sequence genome contains the following:
- the LOC136959507 gene encoding LIM and senescent cell antigen-like-containing domain protein 1 isoform X3: MEVQSRPLPPSIPEDAEAPDLAPAEVNGVHAVHHGDGGEAEVPESKSQRRQSDVKVYKEFCDFYARFNMANALANAICERCKSGFAPAEKIVNSNGELYHEQCFVCAQCFQQFPEGLFYEFEGRKYCEHDFQMLFAPCCHQCGEFIIGRVIKAMNNSWHPDCFCCDLCQAVLADVGFVKNAGRHLCRPCHNREKARGLGKYVCQKCHAIIEEQPLLFKNDPYHPDHFNCNNCGKELTADARELKGELYCLPCHDKMGVPICGACRRPIEGRVVNAMGKQWHVEHFVCAKCEKPFLGHRHYERKGLAYCETHYNQLFGDVCYHCNRVIEGDVVSALNKAWCVNCFACSTCNTKLTLKNKFVEFDMKPVCKKCYEKFPLELKKRLKKLSETVGRK, translated from the exons ATGGAGGTACAAAGCCGTCCGCTGCCCCCCTCCATCCCGGAGGATGCCGAGGCTCCCGACCTGGCCCCCGCTGAGGTGAACGGGGTGCACGCCGTTCACCATGGCGACGGCGGCGAGGCCGAGGTGCCCGAGTCCAAGTCTCAGAGGAGGCAGAGTGACGTCAAAGTCTACAAAGAGTTCTGCGACTTCTACGCCCGCTT CAACATGGCTAACGCCCTGGCCAACGCCATCTGTGAACGCTGCAAGAGTGGCTTCGCCCCTGCAGAGAAGATCGTCAACAGCAACGGGGAGCTGTACCACGAGCAGTGCTTCGTCTGCGCCCAGTGCTTCCAGCAGTTCCCAGAGGGACTCTTCTATGAG TTTGAGGGTAGGAAGTACTGCGAGCATGATTTCCAGATGCTGTTTGCTCCCTGCTGCCACCAGTGTG gtgagttcatcatcggccgTGTCATCAAAGCTATGAACAACAGCTGGCACCCAGACTGTTTCTGCTGTGACCTGTGCCAGGCTGTCCTGGCTGATGTGGGCTTTGTCAAGAACGCTGGCAG ACACCTGTGTCGCCCGTGTCATAACCGCGAGAAGGCGCGTGGTTTGGGCAAATACGTCTGCCAGAAGTGCCACGCCATCATCGAGGAGCAGCCCCTGCTGTTCAAGAATGACCCCTACCATCCTGACCACTTCAACTGCAACAACTGCGG CAAGGAGCTTACAGCGGATGCCAGGGAGCTGAAGGGAGAGCTCTACTGCCTACCCTGTCACGACAAGATGGGCGTGCCCATCTGTGGGGCCTGCCGGAGACCCATTGAAGGCCGTGTGGTCAACGCCATGGGCAAGCAATGGCACGTGGAG cattttgtgtgtgctaaGTGTGAGAAACCCTTCCTTGGACACCGCCACTACGAACGCAAggggctggcctactgtgagaCCCACTACAACCAG CTATTTGGAGATGTCTGCTACCACTGCAACCGAGTCATTGAAGGCGATG TGGTTTCAGCCCTGAATAAGGCCTGGTGTGTCAACTGTTTTGCCTGCTCCACCTGCAACACCAAACTGACCCTCAA GAACAAGTTTGTGGAGTTTGACATGAAGCCGGTGTGTAAGAAGTGCTATGAGAAGTTCCCCCTGGAGCTTAAGAAGAGACTGAAGAAGCTCTCCGAGACTGTCGGCCGAAAGTAA
- the LOC136959507 gene encoding LIM and senescent cell antigen-like-containing domain protein 1 isoform X4, which produces MNALRLKELSNSDLYRRRQERPDSYGSVARDSLSNMANALANAICERCKSGFAPAEKIVNSNGELYHEQCFVCAQCFQQFPEGLFYEFEGRKYCEHDFQMLFAPCCHQCGEFIIGRVIKAMNNSWHPDCFCCDLCQAVLADVGFVKNAGRHLCRPCHNREKARGLGKYVCQKCHAIIEEQPLLFKNDPYHPDHFNCNNCGKELTADARELKGELYCLPCHDKMGVPICGACRRPIEGRVVNAMGKQWHVEHFVCAKCEKPFLGHRHYERKGLAYCETHYNQLFGDVCYHCNRVIEGDVVSALNKAWCVNCFACSTCNTKLTLKNKFVEFDMKPVCKKCYEKFPLELKKRLKKLSETVGRK; this is translated from the exons CAACATGGCTAACGCCCTGGCCAACGCCATCTGTGAACGCTGCAAGAGTGGCTTCGCCCCTGCAGAGAAGATCGTCAACAGCAACGGGGAGCTGTACCACGAGCAGTGCTTCGTCTGCGCCCAGTGCTTCCAGCAGTTCCCAGAGGGACTCTTCTATGAG TTTGAGGGTAGGAAGTACTGCGAGCATGATTTCCAGATGCTGTTTGCTCCCTGCTGCCACCAGTGTG gtgagttcatcatcggccgTGTCATCAAAGCTATGAACAACAGCTGGCACCCAGACTGTTTCTGCTGTGACCTGTGCCAGGCTGTCCTGGCTGATGTGGGCTTTGTCAAGAACGCTGGCAG ACACCTGTGTCGCCCGTGTCATAACCGCGAGAAGGCGCGTGGTTTGGGCAAATACGTCTGCCAGAAGTGCCACGCCATCATCGAGGAGCAGCCCCTGCTGTTCAAGAATGACCCCTACCATCCTGACCACTTCAACTGCAACAACTGCGG CAAGGAGCTTACAGCGGATGCCAGGGAGCTGAAGGGAGAGCTCTACTGCCTACCCTGTCACGACAAGATGGGCGTGCCCATCTGTGGGGCCTGCCGGAGACCCATTGAAGGCCGTGTGGTCAACGCCATGGGCAAGCAATGGCACGTGGAG cattttgtgtgtgctaaGTGTGAGAAACCCTTCCTTGGACACCGCCACTACGAACGCAAggggctggcctactgtgagaCCCACTACAACCAG CTATTTGGAGATGTCTGCTACCACTGCAACCGAGTCATTGAAGGCGATG TGGTTTCAGCCCTGAATAAGGCCTGGTGTGTCAACTGTTTTGCCTGCTCCACCTGCAACACCAAACTGACCCTCAA GAACAAGTTTGTGGAGTTTGACATGAAGCCGGTGTGTAAGAAGTGCTATGAGAAGTTCCCCCTGGAGCTTAAGAAGAGACTGAAGAAGCTCTCCGAGACTGTCGGCCGAAAGTAA
- the LOC136959507 gene encoding LIM and senescent cell antigen-like-containing domain protein 1 isoform X2, with the protein MEVQSRPLPPSIPEDAEAPDLAPAEVNGVHAVHHGDGGEAEVPESKSQRRQSDVKVYKEFCDFYARFNMANALANAICERCKSGFAPAEKIVNSNGELYHEQCFVCAQCFQQFPEGLFYEFEGRKYCEHDFQMLFAPCCHQCGEFIIGRVIKAMNNSWHPDCFCCDLCQAVLADVGFVKNAGRHLCRPCHNREKARGLGKYVCQKCHAIIEEQPLLFKNDPYHPDHFNCNNCGKELTADARELKGELYCLPCHDKMGVPICGACRRPIEGRVVNAMGKQWHVEHFVCAKCEKPFLGHRHYERKGLAYCETHYNQLFGDVCYHCNRVIEGDVVSALNKAWCVNCFACSTCNTKLTLKDKFVEVDLKPVCKHCYEHMPDDMKRRLAKRERDSKDKKKKMAMCL; encoded by the exons ATGGAGGTACAAAGCCGTCCGCTGCCCCCCTCCATCCCGGAGGATGCCGAGGCTCCCGACCTGGCCCCCGCTGAGGTGAACGGGGTGCACGCCGTTCACCATGGCGACGGCGGCGAGGCCGAGGTGCCCGAGTCCAAGTCTCAGAGGAGGCAGAGTGACGTCAAAGTCTACAAAGAGTTCTGCGACTTCTACGCCCGCTT CAACATGGCTAACGCCCTGGCCAACGCCATCTGTGAACGCTGCAAGAGTGGCTTCGCCCCTGCAGAGAAGATCGTCAACAGCAACGGGGAGCTGTACCACGAGCAGTGCTTCGTCTGCGCCCAGTGCTTCCAGCAGTTCCCAGAGGGACTCTTCTATGAG TTTGAGGGTAGGAAGTACTGCGAGCATGATTTCCAGATGCTGTTTGCTCCCTGCTGCCACCAGTGTG gtgagttcatcatcggccgTGTCATCAAAGCTATGAACAACAGCTGGCACCCAGACTGTTTCTGCTGTGACCTGTGCCAGGCTGTCCTGGCTGATGTGGGCTTTGTCAAGAACGCTGGCAG ACACCTGTGTCGCCCGTGTCATAACCGCGAGAAGGCGCGTGGTTTGGGCAAATACGTCTGCCAGAAGTGCCACGCCATCATCGAGGAGCAGCCCCTGCTGTTCAAGAATGACCCCTACCATCCTGACCACTTCAACTGCAACAACTGCGG CAAGGAGCTTACAGCGGATGCCAGGGAGCTGAAGGGAGAGCTCTACTGCCTACCCTGTCACGACAAGATGGGCGTGCCCATCTGTGGGGCCTGCCGGAGACCCATTGAAGGCCGTGTGGTCAACGCCATGGGCAAGCAATGGCACGTGGAG cattttgtgtgtgctaaGTGTGAGAAACCCTTCCTTGGACACCGCCACTACGAACGCAAggggctggcctactgtgagaCCCACTACAACCAG CTATTTGGAGATGTCTGCTACCACTGCAACCGAGTCATTGAAGGCGATG TGGTTTCAGCCCTGAATAAGGCCTGGTGTGTCAACTGTTTTGCCTGCTCCACCTGCAACACCAAACTGACCCTCAA GGATAAGTTTGTGGAGGTGGATCTGAAGCCAGTTTGTAAACACTGCTATGAGCACATGCCAGATGACATGAAACGCCGGCTGGCCAAACGTGAGCGCGActccaaagacaagaagaagaaaatggcCATGTGTCTGTAA
- the LOC136959507 gene encoding LIM and senescent cell antigen-like-containing domain protein 1 isoform X5 — MLGVTEMTNGNMANALANAICERCKSGFAPAEKIVNSNGELYHEQCFVCAQCFQQFPEGLFYEFEGRKYCEHDFQMLFAPCCHQCGEFIIGRVIKAMNNSWHPDCFCCDLCQAVLADVGFVKNAGRHLCRPCHNREKARGLGKYVCQKCHAIIEEQPLLFKNDPYHPDHFNCNNCGKELTADARELKGELYCLPCHDKMGVPICGACRRPIEGRVVNAMGKQWHVEHHVCAVCERPFQGHPYYERGGHAYCERHFDMLFGDVCYHCNRVIEGDVVSALNKAWCVNCFACSTCNTKLTLKDKFVEVDLKPVCKHCYEHMPDDMKRRLAKRERDSKDKKKKMAMCL; from the exons CAACATGGCTAACGCCCTGGCCAACGCCATCTGTGAACGCTGCAAGAGTGGCTTCGCCCCTGCAGAGAAGATCGTCAACAGCAACGGGGAGCTGTACCACGAGCAGTGCTTCGTCTGCGCCCAGTGCTTCCAGCAGTTCCCAGAGGGACTCTTCTATGAG TTTGAGGGTAGGAAGTACTGCGAGCATGATTTCCAGATGCTGTTTGCTCCCTGCTGCCACCAGTGTG gtgagttcatcatcggccgTGTCATCAAAGCTATGAACAACAGCTGGCACCCAGACTGTTTCTGCTGTGACCTGTGCCAGGCTGTCCTGGCTGATGTGGGCTTTGTCAAGAACGCTGGCAG ACACCTGTGTCGCCCGTGTCATAACCGCGAGAAGGCGCGTGGTTTGGGCAAATACGTCTGCCAGAAGTGCCACGCCATCATCGAGGAGCAGCCCCTGCTGTTCAAGAATGACCCCTACCATCCTGACCACTTCAACTGCAACAACTGCGG CAAGGAGCTTACAGCGGATGCCAGGGAGCTGAAGGGAGAGCTCTACTGCCTACCCTGTCACGACAAGATGGGCGTGCCCATCTGTGGGGCCTGCCGGAGACCCATTGAAGGCCGTGTGGTCAACGCCATGGGCAAGCAATGGCACGTGGAG CACCACGTGTGCGCTGTGTGTGAGCGTCCCTTTCAGGGCCACCCCTATTACGAGCGCGGGGGGCACGCCTACTGTGAGAGGCACTTTGATATG CTATTTGGAGATGTCTGCTACCACTGCAACCGAGTCATTGAAGGCGATG TGGTTTCAGCCCTGAATAAGGCCTGGTGTGTCAACTGTTTTGCCTGCTCCACCTGCAACACCAAACTGACCCTCAA GGATAAGTTTGTGGAGGTGGATCTGAAGCCAGTTTGTAAACACTGCTATGAGCACATGCCAGATGACATGAAACGCCGGCTGGCCAAACGTGAGCGCGActccaaagacaagaagaagaaaatggcCATGTGTCTGTAA
- the LOC136959507 gene encoding LIM and senescent cell antigen-like-containing domain protein 1 isoform X1 gives MEVQSRPLPPSIPEDAEAPDLAPAEVNGVHAVHHGDGGEAEVPESKSQRRQSDVKVYKEFCDFYARFNMANALANAICERCKSGFAPAEKIVNSNGELYHEQCFVCAQCFQQFPEGLFYEFEGRKYCEHDFQMLFAPCCHQCGEFIIGRVIKAMNNSWHPDCFCCDLCQAVLADVGFVKNAGRHLCRPCHNREKARGLGKYVCQKCHAIIEEQPLLFKNDPYHPDHFNCNNCGKELTADARELKGELYCLPCHDKMGVPICGACRRPIEGRVVNAMGKQWHVEHHVCAVCERPFQGHPYYERGGHAYCERHFDMLFGDVCYHCNRVIEGDVVSALNKAWCVNCFACSTCNTKLTLKDKFVEVDLKPVCKHCYEHMPDDMKRRLAKRERDSKDKKKKMAMCL, from the exons ATGGAGGTACAAAGCCGTCCGCTGCCCCCCTCCATCCCGGAGGATGCCGAGGCTCCCGACCTGGCCCCCGCTGAGGTGAACGGGGTGCACGCCGTTCACCATGGCGACGGCGGCGAGGCCGAGGTGCCCGAGTCCAAGTCTCAGAGGAGGCAGAGTGACGTCAAAGTCTACAAAGAGTTCTGCGACTTCTACGCCCGCTT CAACATGGCTAACGCCCTGGCCAACGCCATCTGTGAACGCTGCAAGAGTGGCTTCGCCCCTGCAGAGAAGATCGTCAACAGCAACGGGGAGCTGTACCACGAGCAGTGCTTCGTCTGCGCCCAGTGCTTCCAGCAGTTCCCAGAGGGACTCTTCTATGAG TTTGAGGGTAGGAAGTACTGCGAGCATGATTTCCAGATGCTGTTTGCTCCCTGCTGCCACCAGTGTG gtgagttcatcatcggccgTGTCATCAAAGCTATGAACAACAGCTGGCACCCAGACTGTTTCTGCTGTGACCTGTGCCAGGCTGTCCTGGCTGATGTGGGCTTTGTCAAGAACGCTGGCAG ACACCTGTGTCGCCCGTGTCATAACCGCGAGAAGGCGCGTGGTTTGGGCAAATACGTCTGCCAGAAGTGCCACGCCATCATCGAGGAGCAGCCCCTGCTGTTCAAGAATGACCCCTACCATCCTGACCACTTCAACTGCAACAACTGCGG CAAGGAGCTTACAGCGGATGCCAGGGAGCTGAAGGGAGAGCTCTACTGCCTACCCTGTCACGACAAGATGGGCGTGCCCATCTGTGGGGCCTGCCGGAGACCCATTGAAGGCCGTGTGGTCAACGCCATGGGCAAGCAATGGCACGTGGAG CACCACGTGTGCGCTGTGTGTGAGCGTCCCTTTCAGGGCCACCCCTATTACGAGCGCGGGGGGCACGCCTACTGTGAGAGGCACTTTGATATG CTATTTGGAGATGTCTGCTACCACTGCAACCGAGTCATTGAAGGCGATG TGGTTTCAGCCCTGAATAAGGCCTGGTGTGTCAACTGTTTTGCCTGCTCCACCTGCAACACCAAACTGACCCTCAA GGATAAGTTTGTGGAGGTGGATCTGAAGCCAGTTTGTAAACACTGCTATGAGCACATGCCAGATGACATGAAACGCCGGCTGGCCAAACGTGAGCGCGActccaaagacaagaagaagaaaatggcCATGTGTCTGTAA